A window from Erythrolamprus reginae isolate rEryReg1 chromosome 9, rEryReg1.hap1, whole genome shotgun sequence encodes these proteins:
- the BEAN1 gene encoding protein BEAN1 has protein sequence MLDSSVLVAGVVIGVVLFLSCVAILIGSLRKNQCFRHLQLWSDASYTPDCFSYGGSAGELRSSCAEEFPPTFYFSSYMEALSQANIIHPDSPPRYDECVGPGAAQIYLPTEDPPPYSLIDPCQQNNVSVNNALDERGSTSTTMGPDSEGLVRLQDLHQPSRASSSSSFPTEAAPPYEAVVCDQDIPHPQVSLGLLKGSADYHRTLFDRVA, from the exons ATGCTGGATTCGTCAGTGCTTGTGGCTGGAGTAGTCATCGGAGTGGTCCTCTTTCTATCCTGCGTGGCCATCCTGATTGGCAGCCTGCGAAAAAACCAATGCTTTCGACATCTCCAGCTCTGGAGCGATGCCAGCTACA CTCCAGATTGTTTTTCCTACGGTGGCTCCGCCGGAGAGCTAAGATCCAGCTGCGCTGAAGAGTTCCCACCAACGTTTTACTTTAGCTCTTACATGGAGGCACTCTCCCAGGCCAACATCATACACCCAGACTCGCCACCACG GTACGATGAGTGTGTTGGGCCCGGAGCAGCCCAAATCTACCTTCCAACCGAAGATCCTCCACCTTATTCTCTGATAGACCCTTGCCAGCAGAACAATGTGTCTGTAAACAATGCCTTGGACGAAAGGGGATCTACCAGTACAACAATGGGACCGGATTCAGAGGGTTTGGTTAGGCTACAGGACCTGCATCAACCTTCCAGGGCCTCGTCGTCATCATCCTTTCCCACCGAAGCTGCTCCTCCATACGAGGCTGTTGTGTGTGACCAGGACATTCCTCACCCACAAGTCTCACTCGGTCTGCTCAAAGGTTCGGCAGATTATCATCGGACACTTTTCGACAGAGTAGCATAA